The Phacochoerus africanus isolate WHEZ1 chromosome X, ROS_Pafr_v1, whole genome shotgun sequence genome has a segment encoding these proteins:
- the ARMCX2 gene encoding armadillo repeat-containing X-linked protein 2, whose amino-acid sequence MSRVRDAGCVAAGIVIGASAWYCVYKYARGRNQMKKRVAKPKTRALGGTGARARAGLRAGFTIDLGPGFSPPTPVCTGVEDRAQDEASALDKAGAEAVAPAASSAEAQTGAGSQAQEAEGAGIGPKAESEATVASAMAPPSCEAEAPMASEAPTMAGAPKLAEAPSIAEAPRAPAVPPRVQAPTEAAAPTEEVEAPIPAMPTRVAAPSGAAAPPRAAATSGAAAPSRVAAPSGAAAPSGAAAPSGAAVPSGTAAPSGAVEAPGTSGSPRTVVASKKATPGAHTGAIPKAGSATGAVPKGGAKGGTRSRTGGKGKGKKNKVEVDELGLGFRPGDGAAAAAAASANGGQAFLAEVPDSEEGESGWTDTESESDSEPETQQRGRGRRPIPMQKRPFPYEIDEILGVRDLRKVLALLQKSDDPFIQQVALLTLSNNANYSCNQDTIRKLGGLPIIANMINKTDPHIKEKALMAMNNLSENYENQGRLQVYMNKVMDDIMASNLNSAVQVVGLKFLTNMTITNDYQHLLVNSIANFFRLLSQGGGKIKVEILKILSNFAENPDMLKKLLSTQVPSSFSSLYNSYVESEILINALTLFEIIYDNLRAEVFNYREFNKGSLFYLCTASGVCVKKIRALADHHDLLVKVKVIKLVDKF is encoded by the coding sequence ATGAGCAGAGTTCGGGATGCTGGCTGTGTGGCCGCTGGGATAGTGATCGGGGCCAGCGCCTGGTACTGTGTCTACAAATATGCCAGGGGAAGAAACCAGATGAAAAAGAGAGTAGCCAAGCCCAAGACCAGGGCTTTGGGTGGGACTGGAGCCAGGGCTAGAGCTGGACTAAGGGCTGGATTCACAATTGACCTTGGGCCAGGATTCAGTCCTCCAACCCCAGTATGCACTGGGGTAGAGGACAGGGCTCAGGATGAAGCCTCTGCTCTGGATAAGGCTGGAGCTGAAGCAGTGGCCCCAGCTGCATCTAGTGCTGAGGCTCAGACTGGGGCAGGAAGTCAGGCCCAGGAGGCAGAAGGGGCTGGGATTGGGCCTAAAGCTGAATCAGAAGCCACAGTGGCTTCTGCAATGGCACCACCTTCTTGCGAGGCAGAGGCTCCCATGGCTTCAGAGGCCCCCACAATGGCAGGGGCTCCTAAATTGGCAGAAGCTCCTAGCATAGCAGAGGCTCCCAGGGCTCCAGCAGTGCCTCCCAGGGTGCAAGCTCCTACCGAAGCAGCAGCACCTACTGAGGAGGTGGAGGCTCCCATACCAGCAATGCCTACTAGGGTAGCAGCACCGTCTGGGGCTGCAGCACCTCCTAGGGCTGCAGCAACTTCTGGGGCAGCAGCACCTTCTAGGGTAGCAGCACCTTCTGGGGCAGCAGCGCCTTCTGGGGCAGCAGCGCCTTCTGGGGCTGCAGTGCCTTCTGGGACAGCAGCACCTTCTGGGGCTGTAGAGGCTCCTGGGACTTCAGGGTCCCCTAGAACAGTAGTAGCCTCCAAGAAAGCAACCCCTGGAGCTCATACTGGGGCTATACCTAAGGCTGGATCAGCTACTGGAGCTGTACCCAAGGGTGGAGCTAAGGGTGGAACCAGGTCCCGGACTGGAGGCAAGGGCAagggcaagaaaaataaagttgaagtAGATGAATTGGGGCTGGGCTTCCGCCCTGGAGATggggctgcagcagctgctgcagcctcCGCTAATGGGGGGCAGGCTTTCCTGGCGGAGGTTCCTGATTCTGAAGAAGGAGAGTCTGGGTGGACTGACACAGAGTCAGAGTCAGACTCTGAGCCTGAGACccagcagagagggagagggagaagaccCATTCCCATGCAGAAGCGTCCCTTTCCTTATGAAATTGATGAGATTCTGGGTGTCCGAGATCTCAGGAAAGTCCTTGCTTTGCTTCAGAAATCAGATGATCCTTTCATCCAGCAGGTAGCTTTGCTCACTCTGAGCAACAATGCCAACTATTCATGCAACCAAGACACAATTCGTAAGTTGGGAGGTCTTCCGATTATTGCAAACATGATCAACAAAACTGATCCCCACATTAAGGAAAAAGCCTTAATGGCCATGAATAACCTGAGTGAGAATTATGAAAATCAGGGCCGGCTTCAGGTATACATGAATAAAGTGATGGATGACATCATGGCCTCTAACCTGAACTCAGCAGTACAGGTAGTCGgactaaaatttttaacaaacatGACTATTACTAACGACTACCAGCACCTGCTTGTCAATTCCATTGCAAACTTTTTCCGTTTGTTATCTCAAGGAGGTGGAAAAATCAAGGTTgagattttgaaaatactttcgaATTTTGCTGAAAATCCAGATATGTTAAAAAAACTTCTCAGTACCCAAGTGCCGTCATCATTTAGTTCCCTCTACAATTCTTATGTGGAATCAGAAATTCTTATTAATGCCCTGACTCTGTTTGAAATCATCTATGACAATCTCAGAGCAGAAGTATTCAACTACAGAGAATTCAATAAAGGCTCCCTTTTCTACTTATGCACTGCCTCTGGAGTGTGCGTTAAGAAAATTCGAGCCTTAGCAGATCACCATGACCTCTTGGTGAAGGTGAAAGTGATAAAACTAGTGGACAAATTCTGA